Proteins from a genomic interval of Trifolium pratense cultivar HEN17-A07 linkage group LG6, ARS_RC_1.1, whole genome shotgun sequence:
- the LOC123888221 gene encoding 50S ribosomal protein 5, chloroplastic, which produces MALLCFNSFTLTPSSSSSIFPLPSTIPISRVQVGLHTNCLKGVQISTPFVVKKRKNAIFIASATADSNVVDGAEESESKKEGDVVSVDKLPLESKLKEREEQRLKMKLAKKIRLKRKRLLRKRRLRKKGSWPPSKMRKLKNV; this is translated from the exons ATGGCACTTCTCTGTTTCAATTCCTTCACACTCAccccttcttcttcctcctccatTTTTCCACTTCCTTCAACAATACCTA TTTCAAGAGTGCAAGTTGGTTTGCACACAAACTGTTTGAAAGGAGTTCAAATCTCGACACCCTTTGTTGtgaaaaagaggaaaaatgcaatttttattgCATCTGCTACTGCTGATTCTAATGTTGTAGATGGAGCAGAAGAAAGTGAAAGCAAGAAAGAGGGTGATGTTGTTTCTGTAGATAAGCTTCCTTTAGAATCAAAATTGAAGGAGAGGGAGGAACAAAGGTTGAAGATGAAGCTTGCTAAGAAGATAAGGTTGAAGAGAAAAAGGCTTCTTAGAAAGAGGAGGTTGAGGAAGAAGGGTAGTTGGCCACCTTCTAAGATGAGGAAATTGAAGAATGTTTGA